The proteins below are encoded in one region of Coffea arabica cultivar ET-39 chromosome 4c, Coffea Arabica ET-39 HiFi, whole genome shotgun sequence:
- the LOC113740317 gene encoding uncharacterized protein isoform X2, producing MFNSVRKEDGFKHNLVTYKCIIEKLGNHGKFEAMEGVMADMRANVDNHLMEGAYVSAIRNYGKKGLIQEAVNVFERMDFYNCEPSVLSYNAIMNILVEYGYFNQAHKVYMRMRDKGVEPDVYTFTIRMKSFCRTNRPGVALRLLRNMPGQGCYVNAVSYCTVIGGFYESSYQFEAYELFDEMLQLGIIPNVETFNKLMHILCKKGDIRHSERLLNKVLKRGVSPNLFTVNIVIQGLCKRGLLDEAERKFDSVTREGLAPDVVTFNTLISGLCKNSKVLKAESYLHKMVNTGFEPDIFTYNTLIDGFCKMGMVPKADKILKDAVHKGFMPDEFTYCSLIYGLCGDGDTDRAIAVFDEARRKVIKPSIILYNTLIKGLSQQGMILEALHLMNEMPEKGCKPDIWTYNLIINGLCKMGCVSDAMNIMNDAISKGFLPDIFTFNTIIDGYCKQLKMADALEIVNTMWEHCVTPDVITYNTLLDCLCKTSSPDNVMELFKSMKEKGCVANIITFNIVIESLCKSRNLTGALEMLQEMENAGVCPDVVSFGTLLNGFCEDGDLDGASELFRRMIEQYSISHTTATYNIVINAFCKNLNMGMAEKLFREMSDRDCHPDNFTYQCMIDGFCKIDDTDSGFSLLHEKVKSGFIPAVKTFGRVLNCLCLKHRLREAVDVIFLMVQKGVVPDIVNTIFEADKKFVAAPKIVVEDLLKKGHITYYAYELLYDAIRDKKLLKRKLPSKSSNGSRDNFSKSFDGLFDQKEAVQI from the coding sequence ATGTTCAATTCTGTGAGAAAAGAAGATGGTTTTAAGCATAATTTGGTAACTTATAAATGCATCATTGAAAAGCTTGGTAATCATGGAAAATTTGAGGCCATGGAAGGTGTGATGGCAGATATGAGAGCGAATGTCGATAACCATCTAATGGAAGGGGCTTATGTTAGTGCCATTAGAAATTATGGTAAAAAGGGGTTGATCCAAGAGGCTGTTAATGTGTTTGAGAGGATGGATTTTTACAACTGTGAGCCCTCGGTTCTGTCGTATAATGCCATTATGAATATCTTGGTTGAGTATGGGTATTTTAATCAGGCCCATAAAGTGTATATGCGAATGAGAGATAAAGGGGttgaacctgatgtttatacGTTTACGATTAGGATGAAGTCGTTTTGTAGGACAAATAGGCCTGGAGTGGCTTTAAGGCTTCTAAGAAATATGCCTGGACAAGGTTGTTATGTTAATGCTGTTTCTTACTGTACTGTAATTGGTGGATTTTACGAATCAAGTTATCAGTTTGAGGCGTATGAATTGTTTGATGAGATGCTTCAGCTTGGAATTATTCCCAATGttgaaacatttaataagcTCATGCACATACTTTGTAAGAAGGGGGATATTCGACATAGTGAAAGGCTTCTCAATAAGGTGCTCAAGAGGGGTGTATCCCCCAATCTTTTTACGGTTAATATTGTTATTCAAGGCCTTTGTAAAAGGGGCTTGCTTGATGAGGCTGAGAGAAAGTTTGATAGTGTGACAAGAGAAGGTTTAGCTCCTGATGTTGTTACATTCAACACCCTTATCTCTGGCTTGTGTAAGAACTCAAAGGTTTTAAAAGCTGAGTCCTATTTGCATAAAATGGTGAATACTGGGTTTGAGCCTGATATTTTCACCTACAATACTCTCATTGATGGATTTTGCAAAATGGGCATGGTACCAAAAGCTGACAAAATTCTCAAAGATGCAGTTCATAAAGGATTCATGCCTGATGAGTTTACTTACTGCTCTCTCATTTATGGACTATGTGGTGATGGTGACACCGACAGGGCCATTGCTGTATTTGATGAAGCCAGGCGAAAAGTTATAAAGCCCAGTATAATTCTGTACAATACATTAATCAAAGGGTTGTCTCAACAGGGGATGATTCTGGAAGCGTTGCATCTTATGAATGAAATGCCAGAGAAAGGCTGCAAGCCTGATATATGGACTTATAATTTGATTATAAATGGGTTGTGCAAAATGGGATGTGTATCGGACGCCATGAATATCATGAATGATGCAATCTCCAAAGGGTTTCTTCCTGACATTTTTACCTTCAACACTATTATAGATGGTTACTGCAAACAGTTAAAGATGGCTGATGCACTTGAGATTGTAAATACCATGTGGGAGCATTGCGTTACTCCTGATGTAATCACTTACAACACGCTGTTGGATTGCCTCTGTAAAACTTCAAGTCCCGACAATGTGATGGAATTATTCAAGTCAATGAAGGAGAAGGGTTGTGTTGCTAACATTATCACATTCAACATTGTTATTGAAAGCTTGTGCAAGTCTAGAAATCTCACTGGAGCTTTGGAAATGCTTCAAGAAATGGAAAACGCTGGTGTGTGTCCTGATGTTGTGAGTTTTGGGACATTACTTAATGGATTCTGTGAAGATGGGGACTTGGATGGAGCCTCTGAGCTGTTCAGGAGAATGATAGAGCAATATAGTATATCCCATACAACTGCAACATACAATATTGTTATAAATGCATTCTGCAAGAATTTAAATATGGGCATGGCTGAAAAGCTATTCCGAGAGATGAGTGACAGAGACTGCCACCCAGATAACTTCACTTATCAGTGTATGATAGATGGTTTTTGCAAAATTGATGACACTGATTCTGGATTTTCTCTTCTCCATGAGAAGGTCAAGAGTGGATTCATTCCAGCAGTTAAAACCTTTGGACGAGTTTTAAATTGTCTGTGCTTGAAGCATAGACTTCGGGAAGCAGTTGATGTTATCTTCCTTATGGTACAAAAAGGTGTTGTTCCTGATATTGTGAACACAATTTTTGAGGCCGATAAAAAGTTTGTAGCAGCTCCTAAGATTGTTGTAGAAGACTTATTGAAGAAGGGCCATATTACTTACTATGCATATGAACTCTTGTATGATGCAATTAGAGATAAGAAGCTTTTGAAGAGAAAGCTACCGAGTAAAAGTTCAAATGGTTCCAGAGACAACTTTTCTAAATCATTTGATGGGCTTTTTGATCAGAAGGAAGCAGTGCAGATATGA
- the LOC113740317 gene encoding uncharacterized protein isoform X1, whose translation MSSSILPKHVVAVVRHQKDPLRALEMFNSVRKEDGFKHNLVTYKCIIEKLGNHGKFEAMEGVMADMRANVDNHLMEGAYVSAIRNYGKKGLIQEAVNVFERMDFYNCEPSVLSYNAIMNILVEYGYFNQAHKVYMRMRDKGVEPDVYTFTIRMKSFCRTNRPGVALRLLRNMPGQGCYVNAVSYCTVIGGFYESSYQFEAYELFDEMLQLGIIPNVETFNKLMHILCKKGDIRHSERLLNKVLKRGVSPNLFTVNIVIQGLCKRGLLDEAERKFDSVTREGLAPDVVTFNTLISGLCKNSKVLKAESYLHKMVNTGFEPDIFTYNTLIDGFCKMGMVPKADKILKDAVHKGFMPDEFTYCSLIYGLCGDGDTDRAIAVFDEARRKVIKPSIILYNTLIKGLSQQGMILEALHLMNEMPEKGCKPDIWTYNLIINGLCKMGCVSDAMNIMNDAISKGFLPDIFTFNTIIDGYCKQLKMADALEIVNTMWEHCVTPDVITYNTLLDCLCKTSSPDNVMELFKSMKEKGCVANIITFNIVIESLCKSRNLTGALEMLQEMENAGVCPDVVSFGTLLNGFCEDGDLDGASELFRRMIEQYSISHTTATYNIVINAFCKNLNMGMAEKLFREMSDRDCHPDNFTYQCMIDGFCKIDDTDSGFSLLHEKVKSGFIPAVKTFGRVLNCLCLKHRLREAVDVIFLMVQKGVVPDIVNTIFEADKKFVAAPKIVVEDLLKKGHITYYAYELLYDAIRDKKLLKRKLPSKSSNGSRDNFSKSFDGLFDQKEAVQI comes from the coding sequence ATGAGTTCTTCTATACTTCCTAAACATGTAGTGGCTGTTGTAAGGCATCAAAAAGACCCCTTGAGGGCACTCGAGATGTTCAATTCTGTGAGAAAAGAAGATGGTTTTAAGCATAATTTGGTAACTTATAAATGCATCATTGAAAAGCTTGGTAATCATGGAAAATTTGAGGCCATGGAAGGTGTGATGGCAGATATGAGAGCGAATGTCGATAACCATCTAATGGAAGGGGCTTATGTTAGTGCCATTAGAAATTATGGTAAAAAGGGGTTGATCCAAGAGGCTGTTAATGTGTTTGAGAGGATGGATTTTTACAACTGTGAGCCCTCGGTTCTGTCGTATAATGCCATTATGAATATCTTGGTTGAGTATGGGTATTTTAATCAGGCCCATAAAGTGTATATGCGAATGAGAGATAAAGGGGttgaacctgatgtttatacGTTTACGATTAGGATGAAGTCGTTTTGTAGGACAAATAGGCCTGGAGTGGCTTTAAGGCTTCTAAGAAATATGCCTGGACAAGGTTGTTATGTTAATGCTGTTTCTTACTGTACTGTAATTGGTGGATTTTACGAATCAAGTTATCAGTTTGAGGCGTATGAATTGTTTGATGAGATGCTTCAGCTTGGAATTATTCCCAATGttgaaacatttaataagcTCATGCACATACTTTGTAAGAAGGGGGATATTCGACATAGTGAAAGGCTTCTCAATAAGGTGCTCAAGAGGGGTGTATCCCCCAATCTTTTTACGGTTAATATTGTTATTCAAGGCCTTTGTAAAAGGGGCTTGCTTGATGAGGCTGAGAGAAAGTTTGATAGTGTGACAAGAGAAGGTTTAGCTCCTGATGTTGTTACATTCAACACCCTTATCTCTGGCTTGTGTAAGAACTCAAAGGTTTTAAAAGCTGAGTCCTATTTGCATAAAATGGTGAATACTGGGTTTGAGCCTGATATTTTCACCTACAATACTCTCATTGATGGATTTTGCAAAATGGGCATGGTACCAAAAGCTGACAAAATTCTCAAAGATGCAGTTCATAAAGGATTCATGCCTGATGAGTTTACTTACTGCTCTCTCATTTATGGACTATGTGGTGATGGTGACACCGACAGGGCCATTGCTGTATTTGATGAAGCCAGGCGAAAAGTTATAAAGCCCAGTATAATTCTGTACAATACATTAATCAAAGGGTTGTCTCAACAGGGGATGATTCTGGAAGCGTTGCATCTTATGAATGAAATGCCAGAGAAAGGCTGCAAGCCTGATATATGGACTTATAATTTGATTATAAATGGGTTGTGCAAAATGGGATGTGTATCGGACGCCATGAATATCATGAATGATGCAATCTCCAAAGGGTTTCTTCCTGACATTTTTACCTTCAACACTATTATAGATGGTTACTGCAAACAGTTAAAGATGGCTGATGCACTTGAGATTGTAAATACCATGTGGGAGCATTGCGTTACTCCTGATGTAATCACTTACAACACGCTGTTGGATTGCCTCTGTAAAACTTCAAGTCCCGACAATGTGATGGAATTATTCAAGTCAATGAAGGAGAAGGGTTGTGTTGCTAACATTATCACATTCAACATTGTTATTGAAAGCTTGTGCAAGTCTAGAAATCTCACTGGAGCTTTGGAAATGCTTCAAGAAATGGAAAACGCTGGTGTGTGTCCTGATGTTGTGAGTTTTGGGACATTACTTAATGGATTCTGTGAAGATGGGGACTTGGATGGAGCCTCTGAGCTGTTCAGGAGAATGATAGAGCAATATAGTATATCCCATACAACTGCAACATACAATATTGTTATAAATGCATTCTGCAAGAATTTAAATATGGGCATGGCTGAAAAGCTATTCCGAGAGATGAGTGACAGAGACTGCCACCCAGATAACTTCACTTATCAGTGTATGATAGATGGTTTTTGCAAAATTGATGACACTGATTCTGGATTTTCTCTTCTCCATGAGAAGGTCAAGAGTGGATTCATTCCAGCAGTTAAAACCTTTGGACGAGTTTTAAATTGTCTGTGCTTGAAGCATAGACTTCGGGAAGCAGTTGATGTTATCTTCCTTATGGTACAAAAAGGTGTTGTTCCTGATATTGTGAACACAATTTTTGAGGCCGATAAAAAGTTTGTAGCAGCTCCTAAGATTGTTGTAGAAGACTTATTGAAGAAGGGCCATATTACTTACTATGCATATGAACTCTTGTATGATGCAATTAGAGATAAGAAGCTTTTGAAGAGAAAGCTACCGAGTAAAAGTTCAAATGGTTCCAGAGACAACTTTTCTAAATCATTTGATGGGCTTTTTGATCAGAAGGAAGCAGTGCAGATATGA
- the LOC113740318 gene encoding uncharacterized protein, producing the protein METAGQWLEKALLELCKKIETGLDLDAEIISGLVSYCEMAPPLDAKEYLDNIIGQEAGKNVIAEYLQRRGYSEPQNVNKPTQNTSTSNLQAYVKPRTNDGLVIGAKKPQKASKDVAASSNRKNRTSTGTSESQNVNKGTTGNSKKKKSGKVVSLAEASKGSIVYQKGKPCSCQARQHRLISNCLSCGKIVCEQEGEGPCNFCGALVLREGSSYAGLHEGAVPLSEAEAAAEAYAKRLVEYDRNAAARTTVIDDQSDYYEIEGNSWLSQEEKELLRKKREEIEEAERAQRNKVIMTFDLVGRKVLMNEDEASEELQNRLLLQPSEEGESARIKPNPTLKIQPVFVDPGPRKSVKENLNKCLNNGLCLEISGRVQHDNNDSLGTFSNGQVLA; encoded by the exons ATGGAAACGGCAGGGCAGTGGCTAGAGAAGGCATTGCTGGAGCTATGCAAGAAGATTGAAACGGGTCTTGATTTGGATGCTGAAATCATATCTGGGCTTGTTTCCTATTGTGAGATGGCCCCCCCTCTTGATGCTAAAGAGTATCTTGAT AATATCATAGGCCAGGAAGCTGGCAAAAATGTGATTGCAGAGTATTTACAGCGGAGAGGTTATTCTGAGCCACAGAATGTGAATAAGCCTACTCAAAATACTTCAACTTCCAACTTACAAGCATATGTCAAACCACGTACTAATGATGGCTTGGTCATTGGAGCTAAAAAACCACAGAAAGCATCGAAAGATGTTGCAGCCTCATCTAATCGGAAAAATCGAACCTCAACTGGGACATCAGAGTCACAGAATGTGAATAAAGGAACCACAGGCAATTCTAAGAAGAAAAAGTCTGGAAAGGTTGTATCCCTGGCTGAGGCTTCAAAAGGATCAATTGTGTATCAGAAAGGGAAGCCATGTTCTTGCCAAGCTCGTCAGCACAGGCTCATCAGCAATTGTTTATCTTGTGGGAAAATAGTTTGTGAACAAGAAGGTGAGGGACCATGCAACTTTTGTGGTGCCCTTGTGCTGAGGGAAGGAAGCTCCTATGCTGGTCTGCATGAAGGTGCAGTTCCCCTCTCAGAGGCTGAGGCAGCTGCTGAAGCTTATGCAAAGAGGCTTGTTGAGTATGACCGAAACGCTGCTGCACGTACAACAGTTATAGATGACCAAAGTGACTATTATGAGATTGAGGGGAATAGCTGGCTGTCACAGGAG GAGAAAGAACTgttaaggaagaaaagagaagagatAGAGGAGGCTGAACGTGCCCAGCGTAATAAAGTCATTATGACGTTTGATCTGGTTGGTCGGAAG GTGCTGATGAACGAAGATGAAGCCTCTGAAGAGTTGCAAAACAGACTTCTTCTACAGCCATCAGAGGAGGGAGAATCGGCCCGCATCAAACCAAACCCTACTCTTAAAATTCAACCTGTTTTTGTGGATCCAGGGCCTAGGAAATCCGTTAAAGAGAATTTGAACAAATGCCTGAATAATGGTTTGTGCTTGGAGATAAGTGGGAGGGTACAACATGATAATAATGATAGCCTGGGGACTTTCtcaaatggacaagtacttgctTGA